A single window of Desulfovibrio sp. G11 DNA harbors:
- the aspS gene encoding aspartate--tRNA ligase, with product MTEESQMAEQTAQAVAQGQDVQQEHQKYITGLGDWHRSQTCGELTLANNGQEVCLMGWVQYRRDHGGLIFVDLRDRSGLTQVVFSPDAAPEAHKNAHILRSEYVLAIKGLVRPRPEGMVNPNMVTGEIEVVVTEWKLLNTSKTPPFTIENRCDAGENLRLAWRYLDLRRPRMQDNLRLRHKVAQCIRRHLDEDGFVEVETPVLTKSTPEGARDFLVPSRLNTGEFYALPQSPQLFKQLLMVAGMDRYFQIVRCFRDEDLRADRQPEFTQVDIEMSFADEETVMGMAEKLMARVFRDVMGKELSLPFPRMPWDEAMARYGVDKPDTRFGLELVDITEIVRGSGFKLFATAPLVKGMRVPGGESMTRKEIDAFTEFVKIYGAQGLAWIKIKADEWQSPIAKFLSDEERKGIAAALDLQVGDIVFFQAGEPGMVNAALGNLRVHLADHMNLIPENTFNFLWVTDFPLYEYDEEEKRYVACHHPFTSPAPGHMELMTSDPARARARAYDMVLNGSEVGGGSIRIHSGEVQRRMFEALGFTPEQAESQFGFLIQALEHGAPPHGGLAFGLDRLIMLLAGASSIRDVIAFPKTQKATCLMTDAPSPVAAKQLRELGLRLREQPGEKGKTDKPGEAEKAE from the coding sequence ATGACTGAAGAAAGCCAGATGGCGGAGCAGACGGCCCAGGCGGTCGCGCAGGGCCAGGACGTACAGCAGGAACACCAGAAGTATATCACCGGTCTTGGCGACTGGCACCGCAGCCAGACCTGCGGTGAACTGACCCTTGCCAATAACGGGCAGGAAGTCTGCCTGATGGGCTGGGTGCAGTACCGGCGCGACCACGGCGGCCTTATTTTTGTAGACCTGCGCGACCGTTCGGGGCTTACCCAGGTGGTCTTCAGCCCTGATGCCGCCCCGGAAGCCCATAAAAACGCGCATATCCTGCGTTCGGAATACGTGCTGGCCATAAAGGGTCTGGTGCGCCCGCGCCCCGAGGGCATGGTGAATCCCAACATGGTCACCGGCGAAATCGAGGTTGTGGTGACGGAATGGAAGTTGCTCAATACTTCCAAAACCCCGCCCTTTACCATTGAAAACCGTTGTGATGCGGGCGAGAACCTGCGCCTTGCCTGGCGTTATCTTGATCTGCGGCGCCCGCGCATGCAGGACAACCTGCGCCTGCGCCACAAGGTGGCCCAGTGCATACGCCGGCATCTGGACGAAGACGGTTTTGTGGAAGTGGAAACACCCGTGCTTACCAAGTCCACGCCTGAGGGCGCACGCGATTTTCTGGTTCCCAGCCGTCTGAATACGGGCGAATTTTACGCCTTGCCGCAATCGCCGCAGCTTTTCAAGCAGTTGCTCATGGTGGCGGGCATGGACCGCTATTTCCAGATAGTGCGCTGCTTCCGGGATGAAGATCTGCGCGCCGACCGCCAGCCCGAGTTCACCCAGGTGGACATCGAAATGAGCTTCGCGGACGAAGAAACAGTTATGGGCATGGCAGAAAAGCTCATGGCCCGGGTATTCAGGGACGTTATGGGCAAAGAACTTTCCCTGCCGTTCCCGCGTATGCCCTGGGACGAGGCCATGGCCCGCTACGGTGTGGACAAGCCCGACACCCGTTTTGGTCTGGAGCTTGTGGACATCACCGAAATTGTGCGCGGCTCGGGCTTCAAGCTTTTTGCCACGGCTCCGCTGGTCAAGGGCATGAGGGTTCCCGGCGGCGAAAGTATGACCCGAAAGGAAATAGACGCCTTTACCGAATTTGTGAAAATCTACGGTGCGCAGGGTCTGGCCTGGATCAAGATCAAGGCCGACGAATGGCAGTCACCCATTGCCAAATTTCTTTCCGACGAGGAGCGCAAGGGCATTGCCGCGGCGCTGGATCTTCAGGTGGGCGACATTGTCTTTTTCCAGGCGGGCGAACCGGGCATGGTCAATGCGGCACTGGGCAACCTGCGCGTGCACCTGGCGGACCATATGAACCTCATACCCGAAAACACCTTTAACTTCCTTTGGGTTACAGACTTTCCCCTGTACGAATACGATGAGGAAGAAAAGCGCTACGTGGCCTGCCATCACCCCTTTACCTCTCCGGCCCCCGGGCATATGGAGCTGATGACCAGCGACCCCGCCCGCGCCCGTGCCCGTGCCTATGACATGGTGCTCAACGGAAGTGAGGTGGGCGGCGGCTCCATCCGCATCCATTCCGGTGAGGTGCAGCGCCGCATGTTTGAAGCTCTGGGCTTCACGCCCGAGCAGGCCGAAAGCCAGTTCGGCTTCCTTATCCAGGCGTTGGAGCACGGCGCTCCGCCGCACGGCGGCCTTGCTTTCGGGCTTGACCGCCTTATCATGTTACTGGCAGGGGCCAGCAGCATCCGCGACGTCATTGCCTTCCCCAAAACGCAAAAAGCCACCTGCCTCATGACGGACGCGCCTTCGCCCGTGGCGGCCAAACAGTTGCGTGAGCTTGGGTTGCGCCTGCGTGAGCAGCCCGGCGAAAAAGGCAAGACCGACAAGCCCGGCGAGGCGGAAAAGGCGGAATAA
- the def gene encoding peptide deformylase: MILDIVTYPDPRLKEVCEPVAEVTDEIRQLAADMLETMYEAPGVGLAAPQVGRNIRMLVMDPSAQKDERNPRVLINPVLTLSGEEIISEQEGCLSVPMNYRADVKRMSRVHLSATDLDGNAIEEDLEDFDAIVMQHEYDHLDGILFIDKVSRLRRSLYDSKVKKWLKRKTAV, encoded by the coding sequence ATGATTCTTGATATTGTTACCTATCCTGATCCGCGCCTCAAAGAGGTGTGCGAGCCTGTTGCGGAAGTGACGGACGAAATCCGCCAGCTTGCCGCTGACATGCTCGAAACCATGTATGAGGCCCCCGGCGTGGGACTTGCCGCGCCTCAGGTGGGGCGCAATATACGCATGCTGGTTATGGACCCTTCTGCCCAGAAAGATGAACGCAACCCCCGTGTGCTTATCAACCCTGTGCTGACGCTCTCTGGCGAAGAGATCATCAGTGAACAGGAAGGATGCCTTTCCGTGCCCATGAACTACCGGGCAGACGTGAAGCGCATGAGCAGGGTGCACCTGAGCGCCACCGACCTTGACGGCAATGCCATTGAGGAAGATCTGGAAGACTTTGACGCCATTGTCATGCAGCACGAATACGATCATCTTGACGGCATACTCTTTATTGACAAGGTCAGCCGCCTGCGGCGCAGCCTGTACGACAGCAAGGTAAAAAAATGGCTCAAGAGAAAGACTGCCGTATAG
- a CDS encoding tetratricopeptide repeat protein: MFFTAEKRGFRGALPPCPPEGRQRPSGGRGFFLFPLGGSVRGLALAVAFCFCLGLAGCDNPVLQGDDLSQAREAVAQRQWSLAERLLERYLREAQDSQNADDRWEAWQQLLLVVNAAGQEPRASLEYLETMLEEYMDDDARSAVVLRRMAEVNESLHRHERAVDLWNAYIGLGGLGPEQILEGHRRLAAMQFSLRRFDAGEDTLQQCLGLPLPDHDKIMCMYDLADQNMARERWQDVADLSQQILDSDPDQNLRGLAGYLLADALEQLGKGTEALKQFELARDAYPNPSVIDNRIAHLRKKLKK, translated from the coding sequence ATGTTTTTCACTGCTGAAAAACGTGGTTTCAGGGGGGCACTGCCCCCCTGTCCACCTGAAGGACGGCAACGTCCCTCGGGCGGACGCGGTTTTTTTCTTTTTCCGCTGGGCGGCAGTGTGCGCGGACTTGCGCTGGCCGTGGCTTTTTGTTTCTGTCTTGGCCTTGCAGGCTGCGACAACCCGGTATTGCAGGGCGACGATCTTTCCCAGGCCAGGGAGGCTGTGGCGCAGCGCCAGTGGTCCCTTGCGGAAAGGCTGCTTGAGCGTTATCTGCGTGAGGCACAGGACAGCCAGAATGCGGACGACCGTTGGGAAGCCTGGCAGCAGTTGCTGCTGGTCGTCAATGCCGCGGGGCAGGAACCCCGCGCCAGCCTGGAATATCTTGAAACCATGCTGGAAGAGTATATGGACGACGACGCCCGCAGCGCGGTCGTCCTGCGGCGCATGGCCGAGGTCAATGAAAGCCTGCATCGCCATGAGCGCGCCGTGGATTTATGGAACGCCTACATAGGGCTTGGCGGCCTCGGGCCGGAGCAGATACTTGAAGGACACCGGCGTCTGGCGGCCATGCAGTTCAGCCTGCGGCGTTTCGATGCCGGAGAGGACACGCTTCAGCAGTGCCTGGGCCTGCCCCTGCCGGACCATGACAAGATCATGTGCATGTATGATCTTGCTGACCAGAACATGGCCCGGGAGCGCTGGCAGGATGTGGCCGATCTTTCACAGCAGATACTGGACAGCGACCCTGACCAGAATCTGCGCGGGCTGGCCGGCTATCTGCTGGCCGATGCCCTGGAACAGCTGGGCAAGGGCACGGAAGCCCTGAAACAGTTTGAACTGGCGCGCGACGCATACCCCAATCCGTCGGTCATCGACAATCGCATTGCGCATTTGCGCAAAAAACTGAAGAAGTAA
- the fmt gene encoding methionyl-tRNA formyltransferase translates to MGTPGFAAASLRRLAAWPRAHIVAVYTQPDRPAGRGQKLAMSAVKKLALELGIPVCQPASLKGAEAQAELAAFRPDVLAVAAYGLILPDAVLDMPRLAPVNVHASILPGLRGAAPIQRAVMEGWQPGARAGISIMRIGSRLDAGPVYAMGDTPIGEHTSGSLHDALAELGAEMLVTVLDDLMEGRAVAVEQDESLATHAAKLGKRDGYINWTRSAAEAHAQIRGVTPRPGARTVLHLDAGTDFEARSMPLIVSPGTIGETAAGTAPGSVRHDGQDISIACGDCWYTLGMVRPEGRKDMPVRDLLNGSLKNLPQGVCGEARLPEESL, encoded by the coding sequence ATGGGTACTCCCGGTTTTGCGGCCGCCAGTCTGAGGAGACTGGCGGCCTGGCCGCGTGCCCATATTGTCGCTGTATATACGCAGCCTGACCGTCCGGCGGGGCGCGGCCAAAAGCTCGCCATGTCCGCCGTGAAAAAACTTGCGCTGGAACTGGGCATTCCCGTCTGTCAGCCCGCCAGCCTTAAAGGCGCCGAAGCCCAGGCAGAGCTGGCGGCTTTCAGGCCCGATGTGCTGGCTGTGGCCGCGTACGGGCTTATTCTGCCTGATGCCGTGCTGGACATGCCTCGCCTTGCGCCGGTCAACGTGCATGCCTCCATCCTGCCGGGCCTGCGCGGCGCGGCTCCCATACAGCGCGCAGTTATGGAAGGCTGGCAGCCTGGAGCCAGGGCGGGTATATCCATAATGCGTATAGGCAGCCGGCTTGATGCAGGGCCTGTATATGCCATGGGCGATACTCCTATCGGCGAGCACACTTCGGGCAGCCTGCATGACGCCCTGGCGGAACTGGGCGCGGAGATGCTTGTTACCGTTCTGGACGACCTGATGGAGGGCAGGGCGGTGGCTGTGGAACAGGATGAAAGCCTTGCCACCCATGCGGCCAAGCTGGGCAAGCGCGACGGCTATATAAACTGGACGCGCAGCGCGGCCGAGGCCCATGCGCAGATACGCGGGGTTACCCCCAGGCCCGGCGCGCGCACGGTACTGCATCTGGATGCAGGAACAGACTTTGAAGCCCGGAGCATGCCGCTTATTGTTTCACCTGGAACAATCGGAGAAACCGCCGCAGGTACCGCGCCGGGAAGTGTACGGCATGATGGGCAGGACATCAGCATTGCCTGCGGCGACTGCTGGTATACCCTGGGCATGGTGCGGCCTGAAGGCCGCAAGGACATGCCGGTGCGTGACCTGCTCAACGGCAGTTTGAAAAATCTGCCGCAGGGTGTGTGCGGGGAGGCCCGATTGCCGGAAGAGTCGTTGTAG
- the purF gene encoding amidophosphoribosyltransferase encodes MIKHECGVFGIYDHDDAARLAYFGLYAQQHRGQESAGIVTFDGKAVNEHRGMGLVPDVFSEADLQRLVGRHAVGHVRYSTTGSSSSGNAQPFLANYKGRAIALAHNGNLVNAAQLREDLENEGAIFSTSNDTEVFMHLLVRALRHNDLPGAVKEACYRVQGAYCLLVMADGVMVAVRDPHGFHPLAFGRMNGSPVFASETCAFDLLEAEFVRTVEPGEVVVVEGNSVRSERLIGPMPEKPAQCIFELIYFARPDSYVFDEQVYQCRKKMGWNLAMESAPDVDFVMPFPDSGIYPALGFAQRSGLHYEHAMIRNHYVGRTFIQPSQSMRSFGVRVKINPVREMIEGKRICIIDDSIVRGTTMMTRVKKLRELGAKEVHIRISSPPVMSPCHYGIDFSSRGELIAAQHSLEEIQRKLDVDSLHYLSIEGLMGSVSKPQHYCMACFTGEYPVPCEECGDKFKLEGSCGSR; translated from the coding sequence ATGATTAAGCACGAATGCGGTGTTTTCGGCATTTATGACCATGACGATGCTGCCCGTCTGGCCTATTTCGGCCTTTATGCCCAGCAGCACCGGGGACAGGAAAGCGCGGGCATAGTCACTTTTGACGGCAAGGCCGTCAATGAACACAGGGGTATGGGCCTTGTACCCGACGTGTTTTCCGAAGCTGACCTCCAGCGTCTTGTGGGGCGTCACGCTGTGGGGCATGTGCGCTACTCCACCACAGGCAGTTCGTCCAGCGGCAACGCCCAGCCTTTTCTTGCCAATTACAAGGGCAGGGCCATTGCGCTGGCCCATAACGGCAACCTGGTCAACGCCGCCCAACTGCGCGAAGACCTGGAAAACGAAGGGGCCATTTTTTCTACCAGCAATGACACTGAAGTGTTCATGCACCTTCTGGTACGCGCCCTGCGCCACAATGATCTGCCTGGGGCCGTCAAGGAAGCCTGTTACAGGGTGCAGGGGGCCTATTGCCTTCTGGTCATGGCTGACGGCGTGATGGTAGCCGTGCGCGACCCCCACGGTTTTCATCCGCTTGCCTTCGGCCGCATGAACGGCAGCCCTGTCTTTGCCTCTGAAACCTGTGCCTTTGACCTGCTTGAAGCCGAATTCGTGCGTACGGTTGAACCGGGCGAAGTGGTTGTGGTGGAAGGCAACAGCGTGCGCAGCGAGCGCCTCATAGGTCCCATGCCCGAAAAGCCCGCCCAGTGCATTTTTGAGCTGATCTATTTTGCCCGGCCGGACTCGTATGTTTTTGACGAACAGGTGTATCAATGCCGTAAAAAAATGGGCTGGAACCTGGCGATGGAATCCGCGCCGGATGTGGATTTTGTCATGCCTTTTCCTGACTCGGGTATTTACCCGGCCCTGGGGTTCGCGCAGCGTTCCGGCCTGCACTACGAGCATGCCATGATACGCAACCACTATGTTGGGCGCACGTTTATCCAGCCTTCGCAGAGCATGCGCAGCTTCGGCGTACGGGTAAAGATCAATCCCGTGCGTGAAATGATAGAAGGAAAGCGCATCTGCATTATCGACGACAGTATTGTACGCGGCACAACCATGATGACCCGTGTAAAAAAACTGCGCGAGCTGGGGGCAAAAGAGGTGCACATACGTATTTCTTCGCCGCCGGTCATGTCACCCTGTCACTACGGCATCGACTTCTCATCGCGGGGAGAGCTTATTGCCGCGCAACACAGCCTGGAAGAGATACAGCGCAAACTGGATGTGGATTCCCTGCATTATCTGAGTATTGAAGGGCTCATGGGGTCTGTGAGTAAACCGCAGCACTACTGTATGGCCTGCTTTACCGGAGAGTACCCCGTGCCTTGCGAGGAATGCGGCGACAAGTTTAAGCTTGAAGGCTCCTGCGGTTCACGCTAA
- the gyrA gene encoding DNA gyrase subunit A — MQQPQISIETELRKSYLEYSLSVIIGRAIPDARDGLKPVHRRIMFAQYELANNYNRPHKKSARIVGDVIGKYHPHGDSAVYDALVRLAQDFSMRDPLVDGQGNFGSIDGDAPAAMRYTEVRMSRLAQEFLGDLDKNTVDFRPNYDNTLQEPTVMPSKVPNLLLNGSSGIAVGMATNIPPHNLGELCDALQLLLDDPQCSIDDLMEHVKGPDFPTSGYVYAGKGLYDAYHTGRGTVKVRGRMEIEDRKKSAQSIVIREIPYGLNKSSLVEKIAALVNDRKIDGITDLRDESDRRGIRVVIDLKRGTIPEIVINALYKFTPLESSFGINMLAVVDNRPQLLNLKSALTCFVDHRREVVIRRTRYDLEKAEARAHILEGLRVAIDNIDEVVALIRASASPDEARAALMKRFELSELQAKAILEMRLQRLTGLQREELMAEYKDLLQKIEFYRSILENTEVLRGELKREIREIRETFATPRRTEVLREALTDIDIEDLIPDEDVVITLSRRGYMKRTGLENYQQQKRGGKGIAALYTSDDDYVQEFLSTTNHQFLCLFTNKGRMHQLKVHQVPEGSRTAKGVHINNLLPLEDGEWVTTVLALREFAEDKYFLFVTKRGMVKRSSASLYARCRKTGLMAVGLREDDELVVVRPIRNDSHIVLATADGIAIRFSCKDVRPMGRVATGVKGIALRRQDFVVAGVIVKETDQTTEIMSISANGFGKRTSIELYRLQSRGGKGIINFKVTGKTGPVVGAMPVRDDDSLILLTSANKIVRIGLDEVRSKGRATMGVMLVRLDEGAHVVGFDRVDEGGQTGRDLSEDMDEDAVPEGSAPAAQDAPSSAPADRGAGEGGTGEDA; from the coding sequence ATGCAGCAGCCGCAGATAAGCATAGAAACTGAACTCCGCAAGTCGTACCTGGAGTATTCCCTTTCGGTCATCATCGGCCGCGCCATTCCTGACGCCCGTGACGGTCTCAAGCCCGTTCACAGGCGCATCATGTTTGCGCAGTACGAGCTTGCCAACAACTATAACCGTCCGCACAAAAAGTCCGCCCGCATCGTCGGTGACGTGATCGGTAAATATCACCCGCACGGCGACTCGGCTGTGTATGATGCCCTGGTGCGTCTGGCGCAGGATTTTTCCATGCGCGACCCCCTGGTGGACGGGCAGGGAAACTTCGGCTCCATCGACGGTGACGCCCCGGCGGCAATGCGTTACACCGAAGTACGCATGTCTAGGCTGGCCCAGGAATTTCTGGGCGATCTGGACAAGAACACGGTGGATTTTCGCCCCAACTACGACAATACCTTGCAGGAACCCACGGTTATGCCCAGCAAGGTTCCCAACCTGCTGCTCAACGGCAGCTCGGGTATTGCCGTGGGCATGGCCACCAATATTCCGCCCCATAATCTTGGCGAACTGTGCGATGCCCTGCAACTGCTTCTGGATGATCCCCAGTGCAGCATTGATGACCTTATGGAGCATGTGAAAGGCCCGGACTTCCCCACCAGCGGCTATGTTTACGCGGGCAAGGGGCTGTACGACGCCTACCACACCGGACGCGGCACGGTGAAAGTGCGCGGCCGCATGGAAATCGAAGACCGCAAGAAAAGCGCACAGTCCATCGTCATCAGGGAAATCCCCTATGGGCTGAACAAGTCTTCTCTGGTAGAAAAGATCGCGGCTCTGGTCAATGACCGCAAGATTGACGGCATTACCGACCTGCGTGACGAATCCGACCGCAGGGGCATCCGCGTGGTCATCGATCTCAAGCGGGGAACCATTCCCGAGATCGTCATCAACGCGCTTTACAAATTCACGCCGCTGGAATCGAGCTTCGGCATCAATATGCTGGCCGTGGTGGACAACCGTCCGCAGCTTTTGAACCTTAAAAGCGCGCTTACCTGCTTTGTGGACCACAGGCGTGAGGTGGTTATCCGCCGCACCCGCTATGATCTTGAAAAAGCCGAGGCCCGCGCCCATATTCTTGAAGGCCTGCGCGTTGCCATCGACAATATTGATGAAGTTGTGGCTCTTATCCGTGCTTCGGCCAGCCCGGACGAAGCGCGCGCTGCCCTCATGAAGCGCTTTGAGCTTTCCGAACTTCAGGCCAAGGCCATTCTTGAAATGCGTTTGCAGCGTCTTACGGGCCTGCAGCGTGAAGAACTCATGGCCGAGTACAAGGACCTTCTGCAAAAGATCGAATTCTACCGTTCGATTCTTGAAAATACCGAAGTGCTGCGCGGCGAACTCAAGCGCGAGATACGCGAAATCCGCGAAACGTTCGCCACGCCGCGCCGCACAGAAGTGCTGCGCGAAGCTCTTACCGACATTGACATTGAAGACCTCATTCCTGATGAAGACGTGGTCATCACCCTGTCGCGTCGCGGCTATATGAAGCGCACCGGGCTTGAAAACTACCAGCAGCAGAAGCGCGGGGGCAAGGGTATCGCCGCCCTGTATACCTCTGACGATGACTATGTTCAGGAGTTTTTGAGCACTACCAACCATCAGTTCCTGTGCCTCTTCACCAACAAGGGCCGCATGCACCAGCTCAAGGTGCATCAGGTTCCTGAAGGCAGCCGCACGGCCAAGGGCGTACACATCAACAACCTGCTGCCTCTTGAAGACGGTGAATGGGTCACAACCGTGCTTGCCCTGCGCGAATTTGCCGAGGACAAGTACTTCCTCTTTGTGACCAAGCGCGGCATGGTCAAGCGCTCTTCGGCCTCTCTGTACGCCCGTTGCCGCAAGACCGGACTTATGGCCGTGGGCCTGCGCGAAGACGACGAGCTTGTGGTGGTGCGCCCCATACGCAACGACAGCCATATTGTACTGGCTACGGCCGACGGCATAGCCATACGTTTTTCCTGCAAGGATGTGCGCCCCATGGGCCGTGTGGCCACGGGCGTCAAGGGCATTGCCCTGCGCAGGCAGGACTTTGTGGTGGCCGGGGTCATTGTGAAGGAAACGGACCAGACCACCGAAATCATGTCCATTTCCGCCAACGGCTTCGGCAAGCGTACCAGCATCGAGCTGTATCGCCTGCAGTCGCGCGGGGGCAAGGGCATCATCAACTTCAAGGTTACCGGCAAGACCGGGCCTGTGGTGGGCGCCATGCCCGTGCGTGATGATGACAGCCTGATCCTGCTCACTTCGGCCAACAAGATTGTGCGCATAGGTCTGGATGAAGTACGCAGCAAGGGCCGCGCCACAATGGGCGTGATGCTCGTGCGACTGGACGAGGGCGCGCATGTGGTGGGCTTTGACCGCGTGGATGAAGGCGGCCAGACCGGCCGTGACCTGAGCGAAGATATGGACGAGGACGCCGTGCCGGAAGGCAGCGCGCCCGCGGCTCAGGACGCGCCCTCTTCCGCCCCTGCAGACAGGGGGGCAGGTGAAGGCGGGACAGGCGAAGACGCCTGA
- the hisS gene encoding histidine--tRNA ligase, with the protein MSIARIKGFADMFPPDSDIFTRMENTARDIFGRYGFVELRTPIVEFTELFQRSIGEETDVVQKEMYTFPDRKDRSLTLRPEATAGVMRAYIESGLANREAVSRLFTTGPMFRYERPQKGRMRQFHQINCECLGSHSPYADADLISMLLRFLDALGLEDLTLKVNSLGCSQCRPKFKDALLAYLETVDSAALCADCARRVHTNPLRVLDCKQPGCRAITDAAPKLLDYNCPECRAHFDTVLGLLNGEKLPFELDHRLVRGLDYYCRTTFEVVSGSIGAQAAVAGGGRYDGLIKSLGGPDAPGVGFAAGMERLALMMGAGAAVPADFYLVGMDAQSRAQGYALAQNLRAAGLRGEMNFSEAGFKSLMRQAGKSGARYCLIMGPDEAAQNTVVVKNLESGEQTTVPQAQALHILQTGTN; encoded by the coding sequence ATGAGTATTGCACGTATCAAGGGCTTTGCGGACATGTTTCCGCCGGACAGCGACATCTTTACCCGCATGGAAAACACCGCGCGGGATATTTTCGGCCGCTACGGCTTTGTGGAACTGCGTACGCCCATAGTGGAGTTTACCGAGCTTTTTCAGCGCTCCATCGGTGAAGAAACCGATGTGGTGCAAAAAGAAATGTATACCTTTCCCGACCGCAAGGACAGGTCGCTTACCCTGCGGCCGGAGGCTACGGCGGGCGTTATGCGTGCCTACATTGAAAGCGGCCTTGCCAACAGGGAAGCGGTCAGCCGTCTGTTCACCACAGGTCCCATGTTCCGCTACGAGAGGCCGCAAAAGGGCCGCATGCGGCAGTTCCACCAGATCAACTGCGAGTGCCTGGGTTCGCACAGCCCGTACGCCGATGCCGACCTTATCAGCATGCTGCTGCGTTTTCTTGATGCCCTGGGGCTTGAAGATCTGACCCTCAAGGTCAACTCCCTGGGCTGTTCGCAGTGTCGTCCAAAGTTCAAGGACGCACTGCTGGCCTATCTTGAAACCGTGGACAGTGCCGCCCTTTGCGCGGACTGCGCCCGCAGGGTGCACACCAATCCCTTGCGTGTGCTGGACTGCAAACAGCCCGGCTGCCGGGCCATCACCGATGCGGCCCCGAAACTGCTGGATTATAACTGTCCGGAGTGCAGGGCGCATTTTGATACGGTGCTCGGCCTGCTTAACGGTGAAAAGCTGCCCTTTGAGCTTGACCACAGGCTCGTGCGCGGGCTTGACTACTATTGCCGCACCACCTTTGAGGTGGTAAGCGGCAGTATTGGCGCACAGGCGGCGGTGGCGGGCGGCGGCCGTTATGACGGGCTTATCAAGAGCCTCGGCGGTCCTGATGCCCCTGGCGTGGGCTTTGCCGCCGGTATGGAGCGCCTGGCCCTTATGATGGGTGCCGGGGCGGCTGTTCCGGCTGATTTTTACCTTGTGGGCATGGATGCGCAGAGCAGGGCGCAGGGTTACGCCCTGGCGCAAAACCTGCGCGCCGCCGGCCTGCGGGGCGAGATGAATTTCAGTGAGGCGGGCTTTAAAAGTCTTATGCGGCAGGCCGGAAAATCCGGTGCGCGGTATTGCCTCATCATGGGACCGGACGAAGCGGCCCAGAACACTGTGGTTGTAAAAAATCTGGAAAGCGGAGAACAGACCACTGTGCCGCAAGCCCAGGCACTACACATTTTGCAAACGGGAACCAACTGA
- a CDS encoding DUF116 domain-containing protein has translation MKLRKSPFSLPPEQYGGARKRIFIGLMLASCLVVCLGLAVFLILPWSDLLDGMVWLERLSITVGLVSIGGLMWLCLMLVFHIYTGKALPGARSVRHITIRLFFPLMELLAKFVGIERGKVRRSFIKVNNELVLSCRRAVQPGELLLLLPHCVQRSSCPHRLVHNADLCRRCGQCPVGDLLHLRDRYGIRLAIATGGTIARRIVVQTRPRCIIAVACERDLTSGIQDSYPLPVFGVLNMRPNGPCLDTLVPLAALEDAVRLFLGLEHMAAHGQAGEKCPSVDAVIPDGEGRA, from the coding sequence ATGAAGCTGCGTAAATCCCCCTTCTCGCTGCCGCCCGAACAATATGGAGGCGCACGCAAGCGCATCTTTATCGGACTCATGCTGGCGTCCTGTCTGGTGGTCTGTCTTGGGCTGGCTGTTTTTCTCATCCTGCCCTGGTCCGACCTGCTGGACGGCATGGTCTGGCTTGAGCGCCTCAGCATTACTGTGGGCCTTGTGAGTATAGGGGGGCTCATGTGGCTGTGCCTCATGCTGGTGTTTCACATCTATACCGGCAAAGCCCTGCCCGGCGCGCGCAGTGTGCGCCATATCACCATCCGTCTGTTTTTTCCGCTTATGGAGCTGCTGGCGAAATTTGTGGGCATAGAACGCGGCAAGGTGCGCCGCAGTTTCATCAAGGTCAACAACGAGCTGGTACTTTCCTGCCGCAGGGCGGTGCAGCCCGGAGAACTGCTTTTGCTGCTGCCCCATTGTGTGCAGCGTTCGTCATGCCCGCACCGCTTGGTGCACAATGCCGACCTGTGCCGTCGTTGCGGGCAGTGCCCTGTGGGGGATCTGCTGCACCTGCGTGACAGGTACGGCATACGGCTTGCCATAGCCACCGGCGGAACCATCGCACGTCGCATCGTGGTGCAGACCAGACCGCGCTGCATCATTGCCGTGGCCTGCGAGCGCGATCTTACCTCGGGCATACAGGACAGCTATCCCTTGCCGGTTTTTGGCGTGCTGAACATGCGGCCCAACGGTCCCTGTCTGGATACCCTTGTTCCGCTGGCGGCTCTCGAGGATGCCGTGCGGCTGTTTCTTGGGCTTGAACATATGGCGGCACACGGACAGGCAGGCGAAAAATGCCCGTCTGTCGATGCGGTAATACCTGATGGAGAGGGCCGAGCATGA